The following are encoded together in the Thermomonas brevis genome:
- a CDS encoding MAPEG family protein, with protein MVAHVALASFLYVLLTIARAPKIWGIGQRPDGSNPWATVEPRISANLSNQFEWPLLFYAACLLLIQSHSEASIASLLAWTFIVGRVAHSCVQVLTTNIRLRGLVFTVNFLATLGLWVVVLQPRTAA; from the coding sequence ATGGTGGCTCATGTAGCGCTTGCCTCGTTCCTCTACGTTCTTCTTACAATTGCACGTGCTCCAAAAATTTGGGGCATCGGTCAGCGCCCTGATGGCTCCAATCCTTGGGCCACAGTCGAACCGCGCATCAGCGCAAACCTTTCCAATCAGTTTGAGTGGCCCCTGCTCTTTTACGCAGCGTGCCTGCTACTCATTCAGAGTCACTCTGAGGCATCTATCGCGTCTCTACTTGCCTGGACGTTCATTGTTGGCCGCGTGGCGCACAGTTGCGTCCAGGTTCTGACCACAAACATCCGGCTGCGCGGCTTGGTGTTCACGGTCAACTTCCTCGCTACACTCGGACTTTGGGTGGTCGTTCTCCAGCCAAGGACAGCGGCCTAA